AGCAAAGAAATCATTTGTTTACCAGAGTGCCTCCTTTCATAATGataaatgaattatatatatattgaaccATAATACAAGCCAGAATTTCAGGCATTTAAAAGTACGTACGTCTCAAATCCTAGTATATATTCAGTCTACACTCAAATATGCAGCGCCCTCAAACTTCATTCAGTTTTATTTAGTTTCTCGAAATACAATTTCGATGTCTTCCAGAACAAATGCATTTATTTCGCAAGTAAGATCAAATTATCTACACACTGAAAACAGCAGGGTCTTCGTTGCGGCACATGAAGACGCGCCTCTTCTGTTCTCTTGGTAAAATATAATGCGAACTTACATGCAAATACACAATATCCTACTGCAAGTGCTTATTATTAAGACGTCAAAcggtaaatgagccgtgccatgacaaaacaaacatagtgggtttgcgactagcatggatccagaccagaccagcctgcgcatccgcgcagtctggtctggatccatgctgttcgcttttaagcctattggaattaaagaaaccgttagcgaacagactgcgcggatgcataggtttgtctggatcaatgctggccgcaaacccactacgttggttttctcatggcacggctcacattgTTCGTGCGATTTGTTTACAACTTTCAATAAAGGTTTGTCCTTGTGCTTATGTCTATCGTAAAGAAAACACATGTTTTAATCTACGAATATTCTGATTTCATATATGGCAATTTATTTCAATCCTCGTGCAGTTCATCCAAAAACAACTTTACTTGTATATGATAACTACAGTTTCATTAAAGGAGGGACTGTTGTACAAATTGATGGCGTTTTGTGATCAATCTAAATGCTCTAGATGATTACCAGATATTATTTATGGTACACAATATTCTTATTGAagtataaatatttgaatataataaTCTTTGTAATTTCCCAAAGGACCcataaatgttttgttaaatgcaTTGAATTctgttaaaactgttttattcCTCTAAAGGGTAACATGTTCTATATTGAAAATTGCAAATTATACTTGTAGTACATATATAATAAGTCTTTAGAAAGACTTTGGTATTAATAAAGCGTGATAATTAAACTGTGTACGTAGGTGATATAACACATGacaaaagaaatgttttcaagtGTAACAGAATGCTTAAGTCGTGTACAAAATTCAACTTTGCATTCGATGTAACAGTATAAAATTGAGGCTCACCTTCAGAAAATCAACACAGCGCATTCGCGttgtctggtcaggattcatgcttttgaagcctactgcaattagaaagaccattagcgaacagcataggatcctggcctggatccatgctgctcgcgaATGCACTATGTTATTTTTCTAATGGTACGGctaaaataacaatgaaattacACAAAGGCGAATGCTTTgccaaaatttttaaatcataCGCATAGGGAAAAGTGTCAATTACAAGTggtatcaattttatttcaaggAAAATAGCCTAGTAACTTTCAATTCCTGACTGACTGCTCCGTATTGATTCCACAGAACTGTAATTTTGCAAGAAATAAAGCAGACAAAATAAACTCAAGACGAAAATAAATCATTCAAGGCAGGAAGAGATTGTCTCAACACAGAGTTGCGTTACATGTAAttagttaaatgttaaaatagaaacCTGAAACAGAGTTTAATTAGAAATGGAACGTTTCTTGAAATGACAAAAATGTGATTATAAAGCTGATTTTAGAATTAACGATACATGTCGTTACTTCAATGCGTGTGAAAATGAcgaaattatattattgtaaaataaatcaaggataaatatcaaacagggaaagccacgttccaaaaacgcagcctcccaaaacgtTAACCCAGAACGTGGACGTGCACATGACCAAAACACATACACTCTCACAAAAAGCAACCATAAACACACAGTCTCGCACATTGCAAACACGtatgaacaaataaaggaacacaatggtgcactaccttggaacggtcagtggcacaACCACCATTGGGAAGCTTTacccggtttatggtgcacctataAACCTTTAGTTACATTTATGCATTCAAATGCACTGTTTCTTCTCGGCTTTCCGATGTTACCGACACTTTCAAAGGGATATAACAATAATCTTGTCATTTCGAACGAAGCGCCGGTCTGACCATCGATCAGTCCTCattgttttaattcatattttacatatactttcaaCTTAGATATCTCCTTATTATTAAAAGTGAAGAGGGATAAAAGTATGCGCATTGTTAACTTCGACAAAATAACAATACCATTTATCTTCGTGCTTTTCCTTATAACATCAGATGACAACATTACTCTGTTCTTATATTAATACATGACTAACAACACTTTAATTCCTGTTTACCTCCCTTTTATTCAACTTAAACAATAACAGTCGCatcaataacatttattaaacacttttaaataatgtttaagtACACTGGCACGGAAAGTCATAAATTCTCAACTTCATTGTTGTGTATTAATAGAGTACGACTTCAAATAACCCATACACGGCTTTAAATAACCCATTGATTACAAACGAGACTAACATTTGTTTGTAAGTAAAGAAACAAATTAGCGAAACTTACCTGCCTTTTAATAATATGGAAAGTTTCTGTCCTGTTTTAGTCTGATCCTGTTTAGCATATACAGCACCTTTTCCTAATACTTGCATACTCCCAAAGTCAGTGatttctttaaattgttttcttgTCACTTTTAATGGCTTAAAGGTATGTGAATATACGTCTTCTAATGCTTTTGGAAATCGTTCTGGCACAACCTTATATCCAAGGTACACAAGATGTACAGAGTTGACGCAAAGAAAGATGGCGTTCCATATCACAATATCTGTCATACAGACGAAGACGGCGCCCCATATGACACTGAGTAGAAATCCGAAATTGAGCATGATGCGAAGAAAGAAACAGTGGTATTTGAAGTTTGTAGGTGTAAGGAAAGATATCAGCATGCACAAATTAGCTAACTGAAATAGTGCATGCTGTGCATCCAGCCAGTCGCCACAGAACCCAGGCTCAAGTTCAGTGTTGTTTCCATTCGTTAATGTGTGAGTTCGTGATGTATTCATACTTTCTATGCTATGCTTTGGCTAATTTTCTAAACAGAGGATACTGaactgaattttataaaaaatcatttcGTTCTGGTAATTATTCTGGCAGTCTTGACTCACTTAATTCACATTTTATTCAatcgttttaaaagaaaaaataaacaaattcccCTTTTCTTGAATAATGCTGATGAATAAGCGCGTAAAATTTTAACGTTTGATTTCTTTGTTATTGTTTAATACTTATTTAGATGTGCGAAGGCATTTCTAAACTATGGTTATGCAACCGTTATGTGATTACAGCTGATTTAGAACCGATAAAAGATCCCTGCAGTACCACTGAATTTCGAATAATATTTAACAAAGTTGatagtttaaaattttcaatatgtCTGAAATATGCAAAATGATACAGTTGTTTTATGCTGGTACGTAAAAATTGTCACATTGTTTTACAAGTTACTATGTTCTTTATACTTACTTTCCACCTGATTTCCATgacagaagaaaaaatataaatctcTACGTCAAGCAACAAATCGACATTTAATTTACTCCACAGTAGAACAGATTATCAAAAGCATATCAACAATCCACTGAAACGAATTCtgtcttattttttcatttatcgGCTGATCAACGGATGCGTTCTAACATAATCTGAATTAGAGAAACATCTCGTAGAGACAGTGATTTTCTGCGCTGCCCAATATATCGCGACCTTTAAATAACTCCAATGTTAGATTACGCCAAGCTCTATACAAGGTCGGCTAGACCATTTAATAGCACGGCAGATACATCTGAAACAATAAAGAAGCGAGAATAAACAAGACGAAATACTTTACTCCGTGAATGTTATGCTTTCTAATTGTTTATTTGGTACGTGCTCTTACTGCTAGCTAACATATATCGGATAAACAGTCTGACGGCAAATTTGATGTATTGGCTATTTTCAAGGAGTTTGCTAACCGAGTTTCTTCCTGTCTTCCAATTTTGCAAAGTCTGTAATTTAATTCTGTACCAGACGATAATAGCCGGTGAGGTAAATCCTTTGTTAACAAAATGCAATATCACATTTAAAACGCTCACAACAAATGTGACCTGTTGTTCTTTTCTCCTTTTTTTCGCGATTGCATTGTTTCACCTCGAGATAACTACAATTATGCATCATTTGATATCCTGACCGACTGATTGCGTTCATGAATGATAATGTATCTAAATGATTCAGTCTACTTGTCTTATTGCCAGTTACATAACAAAAactgtttcattattttcatctGCATAGACTATAAACagtaaagtattttcaaaatattttcattcaaggGTAAACTTTACAAAATCgttaatattttaatatcttatgtAATGTAACAATGGTAATGTATATTTTTACAGTTCCCGACTTAATAATATTGCCTTGTCCCCGTTCTTTGTATCCACAATTTTACTGCatagttaaaaagaaaacaaattatagAGTTGTAATAttaagtttaatttcaatttcctTTAGCAGTGATAGCTTTTGGGTCCAAATATTGGCATCTACTACAGTcccttattattttgttttctttttcgtcAGCTTGTTTCTGTCGATTGAGCGAAATTAACTTGACGTCACAACAAGATTATATTAACTGGCAAATTATCAAATGCACGCAAAGGCTATTTGGAGTAAATATGAATTTCTCCCTCTTGAGATATTATAGTTTTCCTCGCCGATATAAttgcattttgaaaaagttttatttcttttcttcttgAAATAAAAGGATAATTTGATACTGCATCGTTTTAATAGCGTATAATTGTTTTCAgttgaaattatttgttttcgaCCTTACTCATATGAGTACCCACCAAACGCAAAGTGTTAATGttggttatgtttttgtttaaaatggcttGTATTGGATGTAATGAGTTATAGAATAGTTTTGCAATTAAGCTGGTTCCCATATCCTCTATGTTTTTAAGACCGCGGTAAAACTTGAcaccaaatatttttctatgtataCGGACAcagtcaaaccgaacctgcaacattttcgtttatgtcgtgttgggctaCATGTGGTTTCGACATTAGAtacaacaaaatgtaaaagattCTAATACTGTACAACTATGGCATttactaattaattaattatgtatTATGACCCGTTAAATGCAGCGTGTCTCAGTGAGCAGAATGCACcgaaatatcaaaataacaaacTGTACATATCGTAAAAGATAAACGAGTAAATAGATAATGTACCTtggaaaacataattttattccCTGGTCTAACATAAATCTATATTCCAAAATACCAACAAAAACACCTTTATGTAAGGTATATGAAACCACAACACAAATTCACTCAAACACACTTTTCCACTCCTGAACTTTAAAGTTGTACAGATAATGTGTAACATAACTATCAGTATCTTCTGTGGAAATGAAAGCAGTTATCGATGTTTGAAAATCAGCACCTGTGAGGAGAGTGCTCAAACAAGTTAGAGATTTTCACAAGGTGTTACAGATCTTCCCTATTATCTTCAGCAAGATAGTTTACGATCATGCTTGAAGTTATATACTTAATAGGGGTAAGATGGCGTATATTTGGTACA
This is a stretch of genomic DNA from Mercenaria mercenaria strain notata chromosome 4, MADL_Memer_1, whole genome shotgun sequence. It encodes these proteins:
- the LOC123551135 gene encoding blood vessel epicardial substance-like gives rise to the protein MNTSRTHTLTNGNNTELEPGFCGDWLDAQHALFQLANLCMLISFLTPTNFKYHCFFLRIMLNFGFLLSVIWGAVFVCMTDIVIWNAIFLCVNSVHLVYLGYKVVPERFPKALEDVYSHTFKPLKVTRKQFKEITDFGSMQVLGKGAVYAKQDQTKTGQKLSILLKGRLKVTYDDCFLHSIELNHFVDSPEFDNSSVSCTEDTFKVSVSVVEDSLIFTWPQDQLINYLSHDPILRHIFRQLIGKDISHKLYEIQERLMANPSYMDGINTRRSSMVNVRHGIVSNSTSNLAKLNCLQGQLS